TTTTTTTGTGGTTTCTTTTCTCCTTTTTTAGGCATTGGTCCTCTTAAATGAATTACTAAGCCATTAAGGAAATTACGTAAAACTTGATCGCCGCATTCCATATACTTCGGGTGATCGTCGCGTCTAAAGAACGCACCCAATTCACTTTTAGAAATTCTGAAATCTACAAGTTCTAAAATTTTTACAATTTCATCATCACGTAGTTTTAATGCCACGCGTAACTTTTTTAAAATGTCGTTATTTGTCATATTTTGAATAGCAATTGCTGTTTTTACAGTTTAAATTAGGTTTGAAATAGTCCT
The window above is part of the Algibacter sp. L3A6 genome. Proteins encoded here:
- a CDS encoding DUF1456 family protein, whose amino-acid sequence is MTNNDILKKLRVALKLRDDEIVKILELVDFRISKSELGAFFRRDDHPKYMECGDQVLRNFLNGLVIHLRGPMPKKGEKKPQKKE